The proteins below are encoded in one region of Hemiscyllium ocellatum isolate sHemOce1 chromosome 3, sHemOce1.pat.X.cur, whole genome shotgun sequence:
- the sgk1 gene encoding serine/threonine-protein kinase Sgk1 isoform X1, whose amino-acid sequence MTVKSSSSGSTLTYSKMRGVVAILTAFMKQKRMGLNDLIQKIAASQSYACKHSEVPAMLHVTPKETEANGDSASPPPSPMSAQINLGPSSNPQAKPSDFNFLKVIGKGSFGKVLLAKHKSDDQFYAVKVLQKKAILKKKEEKHIMSERNVLLKNVKHPFLVGLHYSFQTADKLYFVLDYINGGELFYHLQRERCFLEPRARFYAAEIASALGYLHSLNIVYRDLKPENILLDRQGHIVLTDFGLCKENIESNGTTCTFCGTPEYLAPEVLHKQPYDRTVDWWCLGAVLYEMLYGLPPFYSRNTAEMYDNILNKPLLLKPNISNAARDLLEGLLQKDRTKRLGAKADFLDIKAHIFFSPINWVDLNAKKLTPPFNPNVSGPSDLQHFDPEFTEEPVPNSIGRSPDNALITASVKEASEAFLGFSYAPPLDSFL is encoded by the exons ATGACTGTTAAATCCAGTTCCTCGGGATCTACTCTTACTTATTCCAAAATGAGAGGGGTGGTCGCAATACTTACTG CTTTTATGAAACAAAAGCGAATGGGACTGAACGATCTCATCCAGAAAATAGCAGCTTCTCAGTCCTACGCCTGTAAACA CTCAGAAGTGCCAGCCATGTTACACGTCACTCCTAAAGAAACCGAAGCGAATGGGGACAGCGCGTCTCCTCCG CCCAGCCCAATGTCAGCCCAGATCAACCTTGGTCCTTCCTCTAACCCCCA GGCAAAGCCAAGTGACTTCAACTTTCTAAAGGTGATTGGAaaaggaagttttggaaag GTTCTCCTAGCGAAACACAAGTCTGACGACCAGTTTTATGCTGTGAAAGTCTTGCAGAAAAAagcaattctgaagaagaaaGAG GAGAAGCACATTATGTCGGAGCGCAATGTTCTGCTGAAGAACGTGAAGCACCCTTTCCTGGTGGGGCTGCACTATTCATTCCAGACAGCTGATAAActctactttgtcctggattacATAAACGGAGGCGAG TTGTTTTACCACCTCCAGCGTGAGCGATGTTTCCTGGAACCAAGAGCAAGGTTTTATGCTGCTGAAATTGCCAGTGCTCTGGGTTACCTCCATTCTCTTAACATTGTTTACAG AGATTTAAAGCCTGAGAATATTTTACTTGATCGCCAAGGACACATTGTTCTGACTGATTTTGGTCTATGCAAAGAGAACATTGAATCAAATGGCACAACATGCACTTTCTGTGGCACACCTGAG TACTTGGCTCCTGAGGTTTTACACAAGCAACCCTATGACCGAACAGTTGACTGGTGGTGCCTGGGTGCGGTTCTCTATGAGATGTTGTACGGCTTG CCGCCATTCTATAGCAGAAACACGGCTGAGATGTATGATAATATTCTGAACAAGCCACTACTTTTGAAACCGAATATTTCCAATGCTGCTAGAGACCTGCTGGAGGGCTTGCTGCAAAAAGACCGAACAAAACGTCTGGGTGCGAAGGCAGACTTT CTGGATATCAAGGCCCACATCTTCTTTTCTCCGATAAACTGGGTTGATTTAAATGCCAAGAAGCTTACGCCTCCATTTAATCCTAATGTG AGTGGACCTTCTGACCTGCAACACTTTGATCCAGAGTTCACAGAGGAACCAGTTCCAAACTCCATTGGTAGATCACCTGATAATGCTCTGATTACTGCCAGTGTTAAGGAAGCATCAGAAGCTTTCCTGGGATTTTCATATGCTCCACCGCTCGACTCCTTCCTGTAG
- the sgk1 gene encoding serine/threonine-protein kinase Sgk1 isoform X2: protein MKTLTEKISFAAFMKQKRMGLNDLIQKIAASQSYACKHSEVPAMLHVTPKETEANGDSASPPPSPMSAQINLGPSSNPQAKPSDFNFLKVIGKGSFGKVLLAKHKSDDQFYAVKVLQKKAILKKKEEKHIMSERNVLLKNVKHPFLVGLHYSFQTADKLYFVLDYINGGELFYHLQRERCFLEPRARFYAAEIASALGYLHSLNIVYRDLKPENILLDRQGHIVLTDFGLCKENIESNGTTCTFCGTPEYLAPEVLHKQPYDRTVDWWCLGAVLYEMLYGLPPFYSRNTAEMYDNILNKPLLLKPNISNAARDLLEGLLQKDRTKRLGAKADFLDIKAHIFFSPINWVDLNAKKLTPPFNPNVSGPSDLQHFDPEFTEEPVPNSIGRSPDNALITASVKEASEAFLGFSYAPPLDSFL, encoded by the exons ATGAAAACTTTAACCGAGAAGATCTCTTTCGCag CTTTTATGAAACAAAAGCGAATGGGACTGAACGATCTCATCCAGAAAATAGCAGCTTCTCAGTCCTACGCCTGTAAACA CTCAGAAGTGCCAGCCATGTTACACGTCACTCCTAAAGAAACCGAAGCGAATGGGGACAGCGCGTCTCCTCCG CCCAGCCCAATGTCAGCCCAGATCAACCTTGGTCCTTCCTCTAACCCCCA GGCAAAGCCAAGTGACTTCAACTTTCTAAAGGTGATTGGAaaaggaagttttggaaag GTTCTCCTAGCGAAACACAAGTCTGACGACCAGTTTTATGCTGTGAAAGTCTTGCAGAAAAAagcaattctgaagaagaaaGAG GAGAAGCACATTATGTCGGAGCGCAATGTTCTGCTGAAGAACGTGAAGCACCCTTTCCTGGTGGGGCTGCACTATTCATTCCAGACAGCTGATAAActctactttgtcctggattacATAAACGGAGGCGAG TTGTTTTACCACCTCCAGCGTGAGCGATGTTTCCTGGAACCAAGAGCAAGGTTTTATGCTGCTGAAATTGCCAGTGCTCTGGGTTACCTCCATTCTCTTAACATTGTTTACAG AGATTTAAAGCCTGAGAATATTTTACTTGATCGCCAAGGACACATTGTTCTGACTGATTTTGGTCTATGCAAAGAGAACATTGAATCAAATGGCACAACATGCACTTTCTGTGGCACACCTGAG TACTTGGCTCCTGAGGTTTTACACAAGCAACCCTATGACCGAACAGTTGACTGGTGGTGCCTGGGTGCGGTTCTCTATGAGATGTTGTACGGCTTG CCGCCATTCTATAGCAGAAACACGGCTGAGATGTATGATAATATTCTGAACAAGCCACTACTTTTGAAACCGAATATTTCCAATGCTGCTAGAGACCTGCTGGAGGGCTTGCTGCAAAAAGACCGAACAAAACGTCTGGGTGCGAAGGCAGACTTT CTGGATATCAAGGCCCACATCTTCTTTTCTCCGATAAACTGGGTTGATTTAAATGCCAAGAAGCTTACGCCTCCATTTAATCCTAATGTG AGTGGACCTTCTGACCTGCAACACTTTGATCCAGAGTTCACAGAGGAACCAGTTCCAAACTCCATTGGTAGATCACCTGATAATGCTCTGATTACTGCCAGTGTTAAGGAAGCATCAGAAGCTTTCCTGGGATTTTCATATGCTCCACCGCTCGACTCCTTCCTGTAG